A genomic region of Drosophila kikkawai strain 14028-0561.14 chromosome X, DkikHiC1v2, whole genome shotgun sequence contains the following coding sequences:
- the LOC108079320 gene encoding RING finger protein 37-like, which translates to MMSSLINFLNSKFKPTVVSKDACEDGFTAGNLVAEDARQLERGFKGSTICKLPVEIVFDFPKAVDMKIIKLWPSIGAMRCTAFELYGRHNGNWERIAFVKDLRHNVDSVIFCYRNDYSSSITEQPHSEKLFFLKSARKILASTNSIKVVILATEGCPPVLRKVEMWGLPARSLDKADREQVKTIWSDIRGFYGQDDVPPRNFDPTTIPQLKEQSSLTIPDKFLDSITLELMMHPTVLPSGKVVDRSTNDRFAAEEAKWGRQASDPFTGLVFNAERKAKNNLDLKTRIEEFLIKHSEHFKMVPRYLEASWIRRHFRKAADSLNKQQQAKKRSNSSLASGSPSSSPAAKKAKLSHQGDTLTFSSAFTSASSSSCSSIDLANQQATSSTKLGLPAKCINCRSAQFHYEIRTCRHVVCRDCLAALFRCQVCACKFSFLAADVKRYQNVGSLTI; encoded by the coding sequence ATGATGAGCAGCCTCATTAACTTTCTGAACTCCAAGTTCAAGCCCACCGTGGTGAGTAAAGACGCCTGCGAGGATGGCTTTACGGCAGGCAATCTTGTCGCCGAAGATGCAAGGCAGCTAGAGCGGGGTTTTAAGGGCTCCACCATCTGCAAACTGCCCGTTGAGATCGTCTTCGACTTTCCCAAGGCCGTCGACATGAAGATCATCAAGCTTTGGCCCTCCATCGGGGCCATGCGCTGCACGGCTTTCGAGCTCTATGGTCGCCACAATGGCAACTGGGAGCGTATAGCCTTCGTAAAGGATCTGCGCCATAACGTGGACTCGGTCATTTTCTGCTACCGAAACGACTACAGCTCCTCCATCACGGAGCAACCTCACAGCGAGAAGTTGTTCTTCTTGAAGTCAGCTCGCAAGATTCTGGCCAGCACCAACAGCATCAAGGTGGTCATCCTGGCCACCGAAGGCTGTCCGCCGGTGCTGCGTAAGGTGGAGATGTGGGGTCTGCCCGCCCGCTCACTGGACAAGGCCGACAGAGAGCAGGTGAAAACCATTTGGAGCGATATCCGCGGTTTCTACGGCCAGGACGATGTCCCACCGAGAAATTTTGATCCAACAACCATTCCCCAGCTAAAGGAGCAGTCCTCATTAACCATTCCAGATAAATTCCTGGACTCCATCACCTTGGAGCTAATGATGCACCCCACTGTTTTGCCCTCCGGCAAAGTGGTAGACCGGTCcaccaacgacaggtttgccGCGGAGGAGGCCAAGTGGGGCCGCCAGGCATCGGATCCTTTCACTGGCCTCGTGTTCAATGCCGAGCGTAAGGCCAAAAATAACTTGGACCTAAAGACGCGCATCGAAGAGTTCCTCATTAAGCATTCGGAGCACTTTAAGATGGTGCCACGTTACCTGGAAGCTTCCTGGATACGTCGCCACTTCAGGAAGGCAGCTGACAGTCTgaacaagcagcagcaggctaAGAAAAGGTCCAACTCCTCATTGGCTTCTGGATCACCATCCTCATCGCCGGCGGCCAAGAAAGCAAAGCTCAGCCACCAAGGCGATACCTTGACATTCAGCAGCGCATTTACTTCGgcctcctcatcatcatgCTCCTCCATCGACCTGGCCAACCAGCAGGCCACCTCTAGCACCAAATTGGGTTTACCGGCCAAGTGCATTAACTGTCGTAGCGCCCAGTTTCACTACGAGATTCGCACCTGTCGCCACGTGGTTTGCAGGGATTGTCTGGCTGCACTTTTCCGTTGCCAGGTGTGCGCCTGCAAGTTCTCCTTTCTTGCTGCCGACGTGAAGCGTTACCAAAATGTTGGATCCTTAACCATCTAG